Below is a window of Perca flavescens isolate YP-PL-M2 chromosome 12, PFLA_1.0, whole genome shotgun sequence DNA.
GGATTAGGATTTCATCATTACCTGAGCAGGCATGACTTCTGCATTTGTGCCACAAATATCAACTCCAGCATACAGGCAGGCTCTGTAATGGGCCTCCACTATATCTCTGCCATAGGCTTTGTCAGCTCCCACGCCACAGTAGTATGGAcctgtaaatattttaaatattaaacaaaCCATCCAGACAAGAATTCATTTCTATGCACAAAAGCTTTAAAGTAGCTGCTTACCTTGTGGTCCAGGGAAACCATTAGATGGCCAGCCAAAAGGGTGTCCGTCTGTGCCCAGAATGGTATACTCCTGCTCCATGCCAAACCAAGGATGCTGGTCCTCCACCATCGCCATCACCTTGCTGCATGTGATTCGAAGGTTAGTTTCtgcaaaaaggggaaaaaataataataattagacAAGATGACTGACACGAGTACAGTAAAATCCAGTTACCTGAGCCAGTTCTGCAAAAGCACCTGTAGTAATCTAAATGACAAGGCAAATTATGCAATTAGTGATTTGGTCTCCAATATGGAAGGTATTGCAACAACTTCCAATTTGCTTTAGGGTCCCAGAGCTATGAAAGTGTTGGATATCCCCTCAAGACAAAACAGTTAATAGCATTTGAAACTGTACAATAGTTATTCAGTTACTTGTTTAACTATAGTTTAGTTTTAATCTAAATGTCCTCTAGAATTTAGTGAAGGGCTACTTTACCAATACAGCCGCCACTTCTACATGTACAAGCCTCAACTTCTAAATACATGCATCAGTGTGTATGCATAATAATTTCATATGCAAATTAGTGAACTTGTGTCAAAGCATGCAAGTATGTGCACAATAAGTCATGCAACTGGAAACAATTTTTTAACAAGGAATGCAACATTGCAGGGCTTAATCTTTCAATTGTTTGAATAGTTTGAGGGGAGCCACAGAGGGTGGCCCCATTCAGGTCAGATTGCATGCTTGTTTTATCCAACATATTAGCAACTAAAGatactcaagttttttttacccttttatTCGCCCTATAAAAGTAATGTCCCACCCACCTTGCACTGTTAAAACCCATCAAATCTGCTCTTGTTGAGAAAGAACACTTCTCTGCTACAGTGACATCACTTTTTTAACGTTTTATTGTCCTATACTTTATTTTGTAGAGGGCAACATAGTTTTCTGAACGTGTTCGTTACCTGCAGGTTTGCGGTTGTACTTGAGCACTTCACACAGGACCAGCTTGTTAGGGTCTTTACGGAATGGATCCCGGAACATGGCAGCAGGAATCAGATACATGTCGCTGTTGGAGCCCTCACACTGGTAGGTACTGGAGCCATCGAAGTTCCACTCTGGTAGATCTACAAGAGTCAGAAGAGGACAATGGACGCTATATTACACTGTAGGACTTACCATCTTTTACGAACGTTTCAGGAGCCGCTTACCTTCGATGCTTTTGGGCTCAAAATCCAGCGTCCTGGTTTTGCAGCGCAGCCCCTCTCCGGTTCCATCGATCCAAATATACATGGCTTGGACTTTATCCCCCTGAGAAAGCTCCATGTACTGCTGCTTGACAGCTTTACTCAATGTGGCGCTGGCAGACGTGGCCATCTTATTTCCTACTATAACACACCTGAGGATAAGcaaagcagaggagaggagatgagatCTCGGTGCGCTCTGGATCACAAGTTgctaaacgtttttttttttttttttttttaaagagggtAGGGGGTGGGGGCGGCGCAAAAACAACGCAAAAACGACACCATTGTCGCCTCTTCCAGAAAGGAGGAGGGGTGAAAAACGCGTTGAGGATGTAAAAGAAGGCACAATTCCAGTCTTTTCCCCCCTCTCCAGCTTggaaacaaaggaaaaagcAAAAGCCACTTTCCACCGCATGTGCATGACCATTACGATTGAATTGAACAAGGCAGATTGGCAGCTCACAAAGGATACCTCATTGAAAACCACATTACAAGGCAACAATCGCGACTTCAGAAAAACGCATTTTTACTGTACATCCTGTTGCCAGTACGCCTGTAGTCATAGTTACAATAGTTGGCTGCCACAGTGGGGCAATATTACATCATTGGCTTCCACGCTGTAATCCATCACCTCGCCTACTATCTACAACCTTATGTAAACACACAAAACGTACACATAACATCCAAAACAgactaaataaaatgttggatCCACTTAAGCGAAATAGATGCCCATAAATGTAAGAGTTAATTGTCTAAAGTAGCCTATCGTAGTGGTTACACGTAACGCTTTCGTTACAATGACTAGGCTCCTGAGCTGCTCCAGCTCCACCatgataaagtttaaaaaagcagGGAAAAGAAGTCAAATTACCTGGATAAACGCGAAAATCGAAATAAAAACTAAAGGACGGACAGGTCCGATGTCTTGTCGTCTGTTGCACAGCTAGTGTCGCTCTCATTATCTGGTACCCAGTCTGCGCCGATCCGTGCACATTTATAAGAGCAGGAACTGGGACGTCGCGTCTTTGATAGGTCGGAGAGACAGCAGCGTGTTGGTGATTGAAGCCATGTAGCTCGATCATTGGACAGGCTGCAAAACAAACGGTGCCTGCAACGCCCTCTTGCAGGAGCTCAGCCTAGCCGCGTGCTGCCAGTGTGTGACCATCCACTATGTtcgcgtgcgcgcgcgcgtaCGTGTGTATCCGCACATATGTAGATACGATGTAAGAaattatattattaaagtaaaaacaaaaagtgtgaacGACGCTGCGAAAACGTAGACTTTTCGAAAACGTGCTTCATTGTTGAAGACGGACTCAACCGTGAGGGACAAACATGTGCACCATCCTCCATAGCTACATTCTATGGGTCTCAGTGCAAGACGTCACCATGTGGTAGAAGTCGGGTACTGCAAGTGTACTTGTTTTAATGCTAGATGTTATGTAAATATTAATTTAGTCTGGTACACTCCGGTTTTGTCCAGGATGCACCAGTTGTGTAAAATGAATCCATTATGATCCTTATTTAAAATGATCAGAGGTCTGTTTGACTTTTCTGACAGTGTGTGATGTGTAGCTAAGGTAATTAGCTAGTGTTTGTAGCATAACGTTAAATGATAAAGAGGTTTAGTTTggtttacaatttaatttaatggCATAATTGCCAGACTTGCTTTATGTATTCATTGTAGTAAAATTGCCtattgtgtgtagtgtgtatacAGACCTTTAACCTTTGCCTCCAGACAATTTTGAGGATGAAGGAAACAGATTTTCAAATCGCGTTCAGGGGCTTAACGTTTGTAATCATTTAGCAGGACTGCCGGTGGTAAATTAGCTGCTGTTACCCTTTGTCATGGTTTGATTTAGCTACTGCCTAATTCAATTACTAAAATATTGGATTAATTTAAATTCAGTTACAGGAAATGGCTAGGAAGAGTATAAGGCTAGCTGTTCTAGCTAGCTTATctttttagctttgttttgcaGGTTTAGCGATAAGTTACAAATGTTACACGCTGTTCTATCTGAACGTAAAGTAAACGTTATACACATAGCTAGGCCTATGGCATAATTGATCTGATTCTGGTCTCAACTTGATTTGGACTGAATAAATAACGTTTACTTACTGCTCTGTAGGTCAGTGAAGATGGCTGACATTTAAATGAGGTGTTGGGACACTACAGCCTCCAGCTTCAGCGCTAGAGGGTCGAACACCATTTTTACAAAAGACATTCCCTCATTTGGTGTTTTGATGATTTGGTGCTGGGGAGTGCAGACATTGGTCCAAAATCTCACATAGGTGTTCACCTGTGTTGAGTTCTGGTGGTTGTGAAGGCCATGGCATTCACAGTATTTCCATACTCATTAAGTCGGTGATGTGTGGATATTGTTATCCTGGAGGAGACTACTCCACCAGaattaaatgtttcattttcagatAAAGGTGATCTCTCAGAATAACTTTGTATGGATTTGTAGTGAACTTTCCCTCCATGGGTACAGTGGTTTTCTGTTTTCCCAGTTCTGATACAAAGGTGATGCAACACAAAGAttcttgtacttttttttttttttttttttttcacgcgATAACTGGGCGTAGGCTATAATGCATTTGATGGTATCAGTTGGCAAGGACACTGATGTAGTTGAGAAAGCATCGCTACCGACCCTATTGGATACGTTCTGTGGCTGCAAAGCAACCTGAAATGACCTCAGTGCTAAACAGCATATAGGCGTTGCCTCAGGCCTAATTCCTCAGGACACCCACTGACCCTGTGGCATTTAGCTAGCTTTGAACCTTTAGGTAACTTTAGGGAGGTTGGTGCTGAAGGGAGGCATGAATGAACAGGTCTGCTGTTGTGGTTACCCTGGGCAAGAATGAGGAGACAGTGTAGAGAAACTCCCCAGGAACATCTGCTGGCTGTGGTTCTCCCGTCCTAAAATACCATGCTTCACCATTCGGGACTGTGGCAGAGCTGGACATGTCTTTGAACCTGCTTCTAAATTCAGAGGATATCCCCACCAAAGCTCTGCAACAGGTTCTGGACAAGAGTGTTGCAATGTTTGGtgtattgttgtgtgttttagatAGAGGCAGAAATGAAGGACAACCACAAAGATAGATCTTATCAGCCTGCAGCCCTCCGGCAATGTTGTGCCCCGGattcaaaatataaattaaCTATAAATTTAGCAACAAAATATCTGTATTAATATTAAGAGACCCTTCGATGTAtgaaaaaacattgaaacagaATTACATTTCATTCCTTTGTCATCCACTGTGAATACCTCTGATGCTGTGCCCTTTAAatgtttgttctttgtttagattgagtctggctttatttttatatatatatatatacatacatacatacacacacactaccggtcaaaagtttggggtcacttagaaatttccattccactccattccagacacaatacctgctgagatcagttgtattgttttttttaaccagggcagcagttttcagattacattatttgcttacatagttgcaaaagggttctcgactgttgtagaaagaagtggctgaagaaacacttgaaattcatgctttttggtctaaacgtcatacccaaattaaaagtggtacagctcccatatactttgacactcaggggtgtgcctgatatcattggaaaggtgattgatgtgggtttgtttgtgtatttgagaagtgttgtattttgtagttttttggcttttttatttgcacttttcaaatagaaataaaaaaacgcacagacatatttgtagaaaagaattcatataaaatcaatttttgagtcttttagcttctgaatttttttctgtagtaagctgagacgtggctaatgctgtgttgtctgtcacctgtcagatgtgtttacagcagtgtattttaataattttacagatttataacttggacagaaataaaaaatctccattctagcctctgtaactctgtgtcagtaaggcctagaatcaccctgacacaacttgagtgtttcctttccaatgatatcagccacacccctaagtgtcaaagtatatgggagctgtaccacttttaatttgggtatgatgtttagaccaaaaagcatggcatttcaagcatttcttcagccacttctgtctacaacagtcgagaaccattttgcaattatgtaagcacataatgtaatctgaaaactgctgccctgattaaaaaaaacaatgcaactgatctctgctggtattctgtctggaatggaaatttctaagtgaccccaaacttttgaccggtagtgtgtgtgtgtgtatatatatatatatacacacacacacacacacacacacacacacacacacacacacacacacacacacacacacacacacacacacacacacacacacacacacacacacacacacacacaaacacacagtgctgctcatgagtataggaacccatcttttggaaattgaaaaaattaggaaaaatccaacctttgagaacaccaattgtctttgtgaatgaataatgtattataaataaataaatgttcttccttaaaatacagggtgcataagtatagacacccctatgttaaattcccatagaagcAGGcagatctttatttttaaaggccagttatttcatggatccaggatactatgcatcctgataaagttcccttggcctttggaattaaaatagccccacatcctcacatgcccttcaccatacctagagattggcatggttttatttcagttagcctaatagctggtttgatttgcattgagagatgattttatggaaagtaccccatgccaatctctaggtatggtgaagggtatgtgatgatgtggggctattttaattccaaaggccaagggaactttatcaggatgcatagtatcctggatccatgaaataactggcctttaaaaataaaaatctgcctgcttctatgggaatttaacataggggtgtctatacttatgccccctgtattttaaggaagaacatttatttatttacaatacattattcattcacaaagaaaattggtgtccttaaagattggatttttcttcatttttttaattaaggcattaagatcaatttccaaaagatattttgtattcctctttttagtcaactttagcatgggttcctatactcatgagcagcactgtgtgtatgtatatgtatatactgtatattatcaGGATGACAAAAGCTTTCTCACATACTATAACTGATAATTAAACCTACATCTGTTATACCCTGAAACATTGTATTACATCATACAAtgctattgttttgttttgcagttCTGTGGATGGACAGCACCACCTGATGGACTCAGAGCTCCAGAGCagcagatgaagatgatgatgaggagcCTCTGTTTCAGGCATGCCGTAGCAACAATGACACTGAACCATCAGACTGTCATTACCTCTGGAGAACCTGAGAAGGACCTGAGAAGGAGAAAGACAAGTAAGACCAAAAAGACAGTACAGTTGCTTCCCTTTTCAGTTGAAATCATATTTGTTGTATGTTTGAAATCAATATCATGATATTGATAGGAATATTTCCCCAATATCTATAAATATCACATAGGaagtcacatatatatatatatatatatatatatatatatatatatatatatatatatatataaaaaaaatcaaattcgATGAACATGGATGTTTcacaaaataatcttaactCAAAGTCTACTTTTAACCACATCTCAGAGTTGTCATCAGTTGTTGGAGTTTGCTCAGTTATCATGGAGATGGACTGATGCCAAAGACCAAACGTGAACAGAGAGAGTGGTTACAATTTCTGGAGAGTTCAGTAAAATATTCAAAGTAGTAGTAGAAAGTATTCAAGAGTAGACATCTGCCAATCTCAGAACACATCCTAACTGAAGAAAATTGttaaatacatataaataacTCTCTGGTGACTTTAGTTTTTCCAAAGTATCAGGTTGTGTTCCTGGTGGATGAGGATATCACATGGAGGACATCACCCATGTTAAGTGACTTATCATTCTCAGACAAAAACATGTTGAGTTTTCACATCTTAATCATTGTCACATTTGCCTGAAGGCACCATGCAAGCTGCTGCACCAGTCTGTTGAGAGTTTTCTGTGAAATGTGGCCTTAAATAGAAGAGGATACCATGAGTAACCTAGGGGACGTGGCTCTCCATCTTATGTACATTTACTTGAACAGAGAGGTGTGGAATCttcttttattttggtttggttcagttttataaaaaaaataatatatgttttatatattatagtatattCTTAAAATACAAGataggagagaaaaaagagagagatgactATGAGACTATAAAAAGAGTAGTCAGTAAAGGGGGAAGGATatcattttttctctttttgctgAATGTTTTTTGCTGAAATCTTTTGAAGAGTACAGGAGGGTCTAAGGAGGGTTTCATTTTTTCTCACCCcagatttatattttatttcacccttCCCATGtgatatttttttgtcaaagttaGGTTCAAATAATACATAATACGGTTCAAAAAGGTGTGTATTCCCAGGGGGCGCCCATGCTAAGGTCTATGGTGCTGGAGTGGATGAGGGGCCCAATTTGGAAAATGTTGTCCCCCTGTCCATAATTATTGACAGCAGGCTTGTTTGCATCATCACAAGAAGCACAACTACAGTAAAATTAAAAGGTATCCCACAATTAATAGAAATCCTAATGCAATCcaatattgtttttgtatttttccaaCATGTAGGAATTACAATTATTTAGAGGATTTGTGGATTCAGCCAGTCTAGTATGAT
It encodes the following:
- the LOC114565023 gene encoding glutamine synthetase; translation: MATSASATLSKAVKQQYMELSQGDKVQAMYIWIDGTGEGLRCKTRTLDFEPKSIEDLPEWNFDGSSTYQCEGSNSDMYLIPAAMFRDPFRKDPNKLVLCEVLKYNRKPAETNLRITCSKVMAMVEDQHPWFGMEQEYTILGTDGHPFGWPSNGFPGPQGPYYCGVGADKAYGRDIVEAHYRACLYAGVDICGTNAEVMPAQWEFQVGPCEGINMGDHLWVARFILHRVCEDFGVVASFDPKPITGNWNGAGCHTNFSTKEMREEGGLKAIEESIEKLGKRHSYHIRSYDPKGGLDNARRLTGHHETSNINEFSAGVANRGASIRIPRNVGQEKKGYFEDRRPSANCDPYSVTEALIRTCLLNEEGDEPTDY